In Zingiber officinale cultivar Zhangliang chromosome 1A, Zo_v1.1, whole genome shotgun sequence, a genomic segment contains:
- the LOC122039071 gene encoding putative disease resistance protein At3g14460: protein MALALDCYCLLLQLFWLADLKEEQGSAAALFCHQMEVALTVGGWFAQAFIQTLVNKASDPAIKLFAEGQGFKEDLDKLRISLLETQIILDAVQTNRSNNTEWKTLMQELKDAAYDAEDLIDEFQYHVRRRKIKGEEEDKASGSGGLSNFLSASKENLLGSSHSLDQDDMRARVRKIQGRLEGIANRMQSIMNVLPPNDRGKQPEVKFQARESCSSPVTDKLFGRDKELNQVVEWLLGVSRVEPILLDGLEGYFFCELFKKCSFGTLNPEDYPELEDIGRKIARKLKGSPLAAKTVGRYFAFCSLFPKDYRFDKDELVRMWMAEGFIEDKHTKRMEDVGSNYFLEFVNRSFFQEFSYYGSYLFVMHDLIHDLAEMIVEEETYRIKSNERTKILSTIRHLRVAERILPLEFSGYGKLRTLVLRNSPPDSLFEMLRSIRVLDVSRCGLQELSEHIDGKFLVLMKDVRRLTNLQELPIFSVQEDDGLKLGQLKDLTQLHGTLGIYNLQNSVDSKEANRAELKNKVHLKELRLEWNHENKKDAKLQEEVIEGLQPHESLKILRIREYNGAKSPSWLMPKFLSNLEKLELEFCMGWDDVLPFIGQRLHLIELRLFFMPALKQLSHEFEGKCFPKLEVLHLCHLGGLKEWSWIQSKDLFPCLRILCVRGCPKLKRLPPFPLSLETLIIDNCPSLKLNSQAEDDEDGGCHLPTSVKVLFLTNCGEYANLLPDCLHSLRLVTRLTISHCPHITSIPPVQLVELQYLYISNCDELRRMECLGLLKSLKELKIEGCPELSLMDRLGLLKSLNELKIVGCPKLAQLDVEDEQAGSLSSLRKLCVDNTALLKMFPLRNALSFITELTIQSCSEEVIFEEAIFMQSLTALTSLSFGYCEKLQYLPTELLHCLPSLEELIIYRCPQLQSLPKKGLLPFLRMLKIYTCPQIQSLPEEGLPPFLEELHISQCPRMQAKPVEELPKSLDVFHCSTLDAHPTLKEQIEKFYADKYRRARLELE, encoded by the exons ATGGCGTTGGCCCTTGATTGCTACTGTCTTTT gTTGCAGCTCTTTTGGCTTGCAGATCTGAAAGAAGAACAAGGATCTGCCGCTGCTCTCTTCTGCCATCAGATGGAGGTCGCACTAACAGTGGGGGGATGGTTCGCACAGGCCTTCATCCAGACCTTGGTCAATAAGGCCTCGGACCCAGCCATCAAACTGTTTGCCGAGGGCCAGGGTTTCAAGGAGGACCTGGATAAACTGCGGATCTCACTGCTGGAGACTCAAATTATCCTTGACGCGGTGCAGACAAATCGGAGCAACAACACAGAGTGGAAGACGTTGATGCAGGAACTCAAGGATGCTGCTTATGATGCTGAGGACTTGATAGATGAGTTCCAATACCATGTCCGCAGGCGGAAGATCAAAGGCGAAGAAGAGGACAAGGCAAGTGGTTCCGGTGGCCTTTCAAACTTTTTGTCTGCTTCAAAAGAAAACTTGTTGGGTTCTTCTCATTCCTTGGACCAAGATGATATGAGAGCTAGAGTGAGGAAGATTCAAGGAAGGCTGGAGGGAATTGCTAATAGAATGCAGAGCATCATGAATGTATTACCACCAAATGATAGAGGGAAGCAGCCTGAGGTGAAGTTTCAGGCCAGAGAATCATGCTCTTCCCCGGTGACGGACAAATTGTTTGGCAGAGATAAAGAACTGAATCAAGTGGTAGAGTGGTTGTTGGGGGTCAG CCGGGTGGAACCAATCTTGCTCGATGGTTTAGAAGGATATTTCTTTTGCGAATTGTTCAAGAAATGCTCATTTGGCACACTCAACCCTGAAGACTATCCGGAACTAGAAGACATTGGTAGAAAGATTGCTCGTAAGTTGAAGGGCTCACCATTAGCTGCAAAGACAGTTGGCAGG TATTTTGCATTTTGCTCGTTGTTTCCTAAAGACTACAGATTCGATAAAGATGAGTTGGTTCGAATGTGGATGGCCGAAGGCTTTATCGAAGATAAACACACAAAGAGGATGGAGGATGTTGGAAGCAACTATTTTCTTGAGTTTGTGAATAGGTCTTTCTTTCAAGAATTCAGTTATTATGGATCATATCTATTTGTGATGCATGACCTTATACATGATTTAGCTGAGATGATTGTTGAGGAAGAGACATATAGAATTAAAAGTAATGAACGAACAAAGATACTTTCCACAATTCGTCATCTACGAGTAGCAGAAAGAATATTGCCGTTGGAGTTCTCTGGATATGGCAAGTTGCGCACCTTGGTCTTGAGAAATTCACCTCCCGACAGCCTCTTTGAAATGCTAAGAAGCATTCGCGTTCTGGATGTAAGTCGGTGTGGCTTGCAGGAGTTATCTGAACATATTG ATGGCAAGTTTTTGGTGTTGATGAAGGATGTACGGAGACTAACTAATCTTCAAGAATTGCCAATATTTAGTGTTCAAGAGGACGATGGACTCAAGCTTGGACAACTAAAGGATTTGACACAGCTCCATGGAACACTTGGTATTTACAATCTTCAGAATTCTGTTGATAGCAAAGAAGCAAATCGGGCTGAGTTAAAGAACAAAGTCCACCTAAAAGAATTGCGGTTGGAATGGAATCATGAGAATAAGAAGGATGCCAAGTTGCAAGAGGAAGTAATTGAAGGTCTGCAGCCACACGAATCTCTTAAAATATTGAGAATTAGAGAGTACAACGGAGCTAAGTCACCTAGTTGGTTGATGCCAAAATTTCTATCCAATTTGGAAAAACTTGAATTAGAATTTTGCATGGGATGGGATGACGTTCTGCCATTTATTGGTCAACGTTTGCATCTAATTGAACTTCGCTTGTTCTTCATGCCTGCTTTGAAACAACTCAGTCATGAATTTGAAGGCAAGTGTTTTCCAAAGTTGGAAGTGCTTCACTTATGCCACTTGGGAGGATTGAAGGAGTGGTCTTGGATTCAGAGCAAAGATCTATTTCCCTGCTTGCGTATACTTTGTGTCAGAGGTTGTCCCAAACTAAAGAGATTACCTCCCTTCCCTCTTTCCCTGGAAACGTTGATAATAGATAACTGTCCCAGCCTCAAATTAaatagtcaagcggaagacgacGAGGACGGTGGCTGCCATCTACCGACCTCAGTCAAGGTATTATTTTTGACAAACTGTGGCGAATATGCAAACCTTTTGCCCGACTGCTTGCACAGCCTTCGTTTAGTTACTCGTTTGACAATAAGTCATTGTCCACACATAACGTCTATTCCTCCGGTTCAATTGGTAGAACTGCAATATTTGTACATCTCTAACTGTGATGAGTTGAGACGGATGGAGTGCTTAGGACTCCTTAAATCCCTCAAGGAATTGAAGATCGAAGGATGTCCTGAGTTGAGTTTGATGGACCGCTTAGGACTCCTTAAGTCCCTCAACGAATTGAAGATCGTAGGATGTCCTAAGCTGGCACAGTTGGATGTGGAAGATGAGCAAGCAGGGAGCTTGTCATCTCTGCGTAAATTATGCGTGGACAACACTGCTCTGCTTAAAATGTTTCCTCTGAGAAACGCACTGTCATTCATCACAGAACTTACAATTCAATCCTGTTCTGAGGAGGTGATATTCGAGGAGGCGATATTCATGCAAAGCCTCACTGCTCTTACATCTCTAAGCTTCGGGTATTGCGAGAAACTACAATATCTGCCGACAGAGCTGCTGCATTGCCTTCCCTCCCTTGAAGAATTAATAATATATCGCTGTCCACAGCTCCAATCATTGCCAAAGAAAGGACTTCTTCCTTTCCTACGGATGTTAAAAATATATACCTGTCCACAGATCCAATCACTGCCAGAGGAAGGACTTCCTCCCTTTCTGGAAGAACTACATATATCTCAATGTCCACGGATGCAAGCGAAGCCAGTTGAGGAGCTTCCAAAGTCACTAGATGTTTTCCATTGCTCGACCCTCGATGCTCATCCAACGCTGAAGGAGCAGATAGAAAAGTTCTACGCGGATAAATATAGGAGA GCAAGGTTGGAATTGGAATGA